The Nitrospira sp. genomic sequence AGCAGGCTCCGGTTGCCCAGCGCGCGCGGCCCCCACTCCATGCGATCCTGAAACCAAAAGACGAGCCGGCCGTTTGCCAATTCCCCCGCCATCCGTCTGATCAACGCATCATCCGTCAGTCGTTGCCAGGACAACCCGGCCTCAGCCAGGGCATGGCGGCAATGGTCCTCAGAAAAGGCCGGCCCCCAATAGGCATGAGACATCGGCTCGTGCGTCGTCGACCCGCCACGCCGCGCCGTCCACCAGAGCGCCGCGCCCAGCGCCGCGCCCGAATCGCCAGCCGCCGGCTGCACGTAGACCTGCGAAAACCCGCTGTCGGACCTCAGGCGGCTGTTGGCGACGCAATTGAAGGCGACGCCGCCGGCCAGACAGAGCGCCTCCATGCCTGTGAGCTTCTTAAGATGTCGCGCCAAATGCAGCAACGTTTCTTCCAATACCCGTTGCGCGCTGGCCGCCACGTCGCGGTGTCGCTGCTGAATCTCCTCAGTCACAACGCGATGGGGGCCAACCAAACGTTCGAACGCCAGCGAAAACAGTCCGGCCCGGGCCAAGTGAAAGTCGAGCAGCCGCGTGTTGAACCAAAACTGTCCGTCGGGCTTCACGCCAAGAACTTGTTCGCGCAGCACGTTGGCAAAGCGCGGCTCGCCGGAGGCCGCCAGCCCCATGACGATGTATTCGTCCTGATCCGGCGTGAAGCCGAGAAAGGCCGTGATCGCGGCGTAAAACTGTCCGAGCGAATGGGGCAACGCCGTCCGCTGCAACATCCGCATCTGTTGCCCCTCCCCGGCCAGTAGCGTGGTCGTGTGGGCCTCAGAGGCGCCGTCGACGATCAGAATTGCCGCCCGTTCAAAGGGCGAAACGAGAAAGGCGCTGGCCGCGTGGCAGAGATGATGATCCAGAAAGACCGGGTCGTAGCGACCGGGCCCGAAGTACCGCTGGAGATGCCGCGGGAGAAACGCCAGCTCTGCCCATTCCTGCCACAAACGCTCCGCGCTGCGACGGCCCTTCACGCTGAAGAGCGCCGGCGAACGAAGCATCGCGCCCAGCGCCAGCCGCGCTCGCCGGCCGACCTGCCAGTATTTCCACGGCACGGCAATCGCGTCCACGTCTGCCAAATGCACGCCGGCATGATCCAGACACCACTGCATAGCATGGACTGGCAGTGCGGTAACGTGTTTGATGCGGACAAACCGCTCTTCCTCGGCTGCGGCCACCACACGCCCGTTCTGCACGAGCGCCGCCGCCGCATCGCGCATGTTGGAAAGACCCAGAACCAGCATAGCGGCAGGATAAACGAGGTGCCCTCAAGTGGCAAGCTTGCCTATTTTCACCGCATGGGCGTCGGTCGATTCCACCGTGAAAGTTGCAATCCCGAATCGATTTCGGTACGGTGGCGCGTCACAGCATCCTGAAAGAGGTTTGCGTGCATCGTTGGATACTGCGCCCCCTGCCATCTGTTTCGGCCCTGGTCCTCCTGCTAACCCTTTTGACAGCTGGCTGCGCCAAAATTGGGTGGACGCGCGCGGCCTTGCCGGACATGGGACCGAAACTGCCAATGACGGCCGCCCTGACGTTGGACCCGTCCTTGACATCGACCGAGTTCACCTACACAGACAACTGCGGGCGTCCAAATATTCCGGTGGCGCTGGGGCAGATACTGGAATCGGCATTGACTGACGCCGCCGATCAAACGTTCAAAACGGTCGAGCTGCCCGGCAAAAAACCATCTGGCGTACCCGCCGACGTTTCCATCCACGTGGTCCTGGAACAACAGGGCTTCAAGGTCAACCAGGAGGCCCTGTACGACCGCGTCCCGGCCGAGCTGGTGCTCGAAGCCGTGGCCCTGTTCCGCGACCCATCCGGCAAGGTCCTAGGGGAAATTCCGCTCAAAGTCACGCACCGCGACCGCGTCTATCTCGAAGTCACGCAAAAACGCTGCGATTATCTGATGGAGCCGTTTGCCAGCGGCGCTGCCGTAAGTCTGGCCACGCTCTTTGCTAGGGCCTCGCGGGACGTGATGGATCCGGCCAGCCGCGCAGCAGCCGCGGGGGCAGGCCCATCGGGAACGGCATCCGCACTGGTATTCAAAGCCACACTGCTTGATGAAAACAGCGACGGTTTTCTCGAACGCGGCGAACGCGTCAAGGTGCGCGTGGATCTGACTAACTCCGGCACAGTACCTGTGACGGGCGTGAACGTGACATTAAACGGCCTACCTGCCCTGCTCTCAGGTTTTTCGTCTACCACCCTCTCGGCGGGAGGCCTCCAGCCGGGCGAATCCCGTTCGGTGGAATTTGCCGCCACGATACCGCAGGCGCTGGAAAGCCAGAAAGCAGAACTGACTGTGGCCGTCAGCGCAGCGACCGGATCAAGTGCGCCGCTCTCGCAGGCTCTGACAGCGTCTGTGCGCAGCGGTGCGGCACGGTTCGACTCCATCGACCAGATTCCGGCCGGCACAGGCTTGCAGCGTCCGCACACCTACGTTCTGGCTGTCGGCGTCAGCAGTTATCGCGATCCGCAACTGGCTGCGCGCAAATATTCGTCGCTGGACGCGGAACTGACGGCCGCTTATTTTCAGGCAGTGGGCGGTGTGCCGCTCGCCAACATCAAGCTGCTCCAGGACTGGAAAGCGCTCCGCCCCGATATCGAAGACACGATTCTGGAATGGCTGCCGAAGCGGCTGTCCTCCGACTCGGTCGTGATCGTGTACTTCTCGGGGCATGCCGCCGTCTCACCGAGCGGCGAAACTTATCTCGTCCCCTATGACGGCAAGGCCAACTCAACGGCACGACTTTACCCGCTCAAGGATCTGGAGGCGGGACTCGTCCGGCTCAAAGCCAAACAGACGATCTTCATTTTCGATGGGGGTATCCTACCGATCGGGCCGGCCGGTTCCAAGGCGCGTGGGCCGCAGTGGAGCGGGACCAAGAGCCCGGTCCTGCACCTCATCGGCGCGGCCGGCTTACAGAGCGGGCTTGAGCCCCCAAAACTGCGCCACGGCCTCTTCACCTATTATTTGCTGCGCGGACTCAAAGGCGAGGCGGATACCAACTTGGATGGGGACATCACATTGGGTGAACTGACGGCCTTTGTTGGACGGACGGTCCCCGCCGTGGCCCGGCAAGAGTTCAATCAGGAGCAGCACCCGTTGTTTGTCCCACCCCTGCCGTTGTCGAGCGCCGCCGCCGGGCTGGTGTTGTCGAAGTCGGCCACACGGTAACAGGCTCATGAAAAACAACGAGGCGGGGAGGATGACATCCTCCCCGCCTCGTTTACTGCTCGATGGAAGGGAATCGACTACTCGTCGCCGCCCTTTTTGCAGAAGCTCCGCTCGTAGTTGATCACCTGCCAGGCTTCCTCTTCGCTGATCGTGCCCGGCGTGAGCGACACCATGCCGGTGCCCGGGCTGCCGTTCTTGATGACCCAGAACAACTCGCCGTCCTTCCGCTTCTTGTGGAACTTACAGTTCGTGAAGTTCCGCGGGCTCGGGTTGAGGATCGCGCCGGCCGGGCCGTTGCCCTCGCCAGTCTTTCCGTGGCAGTTATAGCAGGTGCCCTTGCCTTCGAAAATCGCCTTCCCCTTGGCGATGTTCTCCGGAGTCGCGGCAACCGGGTTCTTCATCGCCTTCGCATCACCGATCGCATCCGCTGGCACGCGCGCCTTGAGAGGATCCCTCTCCTCAGCCACAGCGGCGGTCGCCGTGACAAACATGAGTGCGGTCACCAGACCGACTGCCTTGAGATAACCCATCACAACTCCTCCTTGTTAAGATCTATTTTCCAACGATGCGTGTCCGCAGCCATGATTGGCGCCTGACCGTCCGTCGGGCAAAAAACGTCGCACTATAGCTACGGCTTTGTGGACTTGTCAATCCTACGACAGACTGCGGACCCCCCCCTGACCGGGAAAAGACCCATGCGCATGAGTTCAGCAAGAGGCGCAAATTTGCGCGCCACCGGAAGTGCGGCGGTCTGATTCCGCTGTGGCGGGAAGGCCCTCTGGATGGAAACGGAACGCGGGGCCGGAACGGCGGATGGAACTCAAACCGGCTCGTGAGTTCAAGCGTTGAGGAAAGCCACTTGGAGAGGCCGGGAGCAAAGAGCGCGACGGGCCTGTTCCTAATTCTTAATCTGGGAAAAGCTAGCGTGTCACCACGATATCCCGAATAGCTTTGCCCTTCGGCCCGAACGGTGCCAACGGCGTCCCGTTCAACTCGCCCCGAATACCTCCGGCATTGCCAACCGTCAGCGAAAACTTCTCGTTCGCCCTCCAGGTCAGGCGATCCCCCGGCCGCATCAGTGCCTCGTGCGGACTCGCATTGTCGGTCTGCACCAACACCCAGCTCAGCTCCGTGGCTTCCAACGCCAAAATCAACACATTCTCCGACTCCGCGCCGCCATCCAGCGGCAAGCCCGCCAGCGGATCGCTTGTCGTGGCTGATGTTGGCGCCGTGACCACTGTCCCCCCGGCCGATGCGGGTATCGCCCCGCTCTTGGTGCTCACTTCCGTCGAAGTTCCCGCCTCCCTGGCACTTTTTCGCTCGGCTTCCCGTCCGGTTTTGGCCGGCACCAGCGGCCGCATGACCGACACCGCCCCCTGCTCGCGCGTGAGCAGCAGAATCAATCCCAGCACGGCCACGCCAACACCAGCGACGACGACCTTGCGGTTGGCTTGGCGCTTACGCTCATCCTCCACCTGCTGCTGCCGCAGGCGTTCCCGCTCCTCGTGCTTGCTGTAAAAGGTACAGGAGGACGCAGTGAAGCGCCGCATGGCGTCCTCCTCGTCCAACCCGAGCGACCGCGCGTAGGACCGCACAAACCCCTTGGCGAAGACCTGATCAGGAAGCTTGGTGAAGTTGGACTCTTCCAGCGCCCTGAGATAGTCCAGATGAATGCGGGTCTTGAGAGCCACTTCCTCCAGTGTCAGGCCCTTGGTCTCTCGGACCTGCCGAAAGAAGTCGCCGACCGATTCCGTGATGTCTGCCGCCGCCTCCGTCATAACTGCACCCGTTTCATCAGTACCTTGGCTTCCACCGTGCCCCCCTTATCCTTGCCCAGCCTGGTCTCGCGCATCATCAGCATCACGCTCCCCTCACATCCTCGAAGTGGGTCAATCGCTTGAATTCCTTGAACCGCGCTTCGATCTCTTTGTAGTCGAGGACGCGCAGCCGGTCAAGACTAAACGCTTCCACTGTAAAGGATGCCATCACGCTGCCGAAGATCACCGCCTGCCGGAACGCCTCTTCGGACAAAGTGCCTGTAGACGCCAGGTAGCCCA encodes the following:
- a CDS encoding helix-turn-helix domain-containing protein, giving the protein MTEAAADITESVGDFFRQVRETKGLTLEEVALKTRIHLDYLRALEESNFTKLPDQVFAKGFVRSYARSLGLDEEDAMRRFTASSCTFYSKHEERERLRQQQVEDERKRQANRKVVVAGVGVAVLGLILLLTREQGAVSVMRPLVPAKTGREAERKSAREAGTSTEVSTKSGAIPASAGGTVVTAPTSATTSDPLAGLPLDGGAESENVLILALEATELSWVLVQTDNASPHEALMRPGDRLTWRANEKFSLTVGNAGGIRGELNGTPLAPFGPKGKAIRDIVVTR
- a CDS encoding carbamoyltransferase, which encodes MLVLGLSNMRDAAAALVQNGRVVAAAEEERFVRIKHVTALPVHAMQWCLDHAGVHLADVDAIAVPWKYWQVGRRARLALGAMLRSPALFSVKGRRSAERLWQEWAELAFLPRHLQRYFGPGRYDPVFLDHHLCHAASAFLVSPFERAAILIVDGASEAHTTTLLAGEGQQMRMLQRTALPHSLGQFYAAITAFLGFTPDQDEYIVMGLAASGEPRFANVLREQVLGVKPDGQFWFNTRLLDFHLARAGLFSLAFERLVGPHRVVTEEIQQRHRDVAASAQRVLEETLLHLARHLKKLTGMEALCLAGGVAFNCVANSRLRSDSGFSQVYVQPAAGDSGAALGAALWWTARRGGSTTHEPMSHAYWGPAFSEDHCRHALAEAGLSWQRLTDDALIRRMAGELANGRLVFWFQDRMEWGPRALGNRSLLADPRREDMRELINAKVKFREPFRPFAPAVLEERAAEYFDIARPSPFMQFTHRVRPEAKGVLPAVTHVDETARVQTVDKQSNPRFRALLEAFAKQTGVPVLLNTSFNVREPIVCTPEEAIQCFRRTQVDWLVLGNLLVGRGREA
- a CDS encoding c-type cytochrome, producing MGYLKAVGLVTALMFVTATAAVAEERDPLKARVPADAIGDAKAMKNPVAATPENIAKGKAIFEGKGTCYNCHGKTGEGNGPAGAILNPSPRNFTNCKFHKKRKDGELFWVIKNGSPGTGMVSLTPGTISEEEAWQVINYERSFCKKGGDE